In the genome of Paenibacillus sp. FSL R5-0766, one region contains:
- a CDS encoding GTP pyrophosphokinase family protein — protein sequence MDGRDWGTFLLPYEQAVEELKVKFKTMRAELKKREEYAPIEFVTGRVKKISSILEKSRRLNVSLDDVETGIEDIAGIRIMCQFVDDIRRVAEYIRGRKDLTVLIEKDYITNFKESGYRSFHMIIEYPVQTALGQKKVLAEIQIRTLAMNFWATIEHSLSYKFREGLPDEMRTRLKKTAEAAFILDNEMSAIRLQILEAQKAFEDDSNIVSRTLNIIHQLYFYHLVSEAIEAQKRFNDYWERHDMEGLKDLLDDVKKLLNNARKGENPDEHL from the coding sequence ATGGACGGTAGAGACTGGGGTACATTTTTACTTCCTTATGAACAAGCGGTAGAGGAATTAAAAGTCAAGTTTAAGACAATGCGGGCGGAGCTGAAAAAACGGGAAGAGTATGCCCCGATTGAATTCGTTACCGGTCGTGTCAAAAAAATATCCAGTATTCTGGAGAAATCCAGACGACTGAATGTGTCGCTTGATGACGTGGAAACAGGCATTGAGGATATTGCAGGTATCCGCATTATGTGCCAGTTCGTGGATGATATCCGTCGGGTTGCCGAGTATATTCGAGGCCGCAAGGATCTCACGGTACTCATTGAGAAAGATTACATTACGAATTTCAAAGAGAGCGGCTATCGCAGCTTCCATATGATTATTGAGTATCCCGTTCAGACGGCTCTGGGACAAAAGAAAGTTTTGGCCGAGATACAGATCCGGACGCTTGCCATGAACTTCTGGGCTACCATTGAACATTCGCTGAGTTACAAGTTTCGGGAAGGGTTACCTGATGAGATGAGAACCAGGCTGAAAAAAACGGCTGAGGCCGCGTTTATACTGGACAACGAGATGTCTGCAATTCGTCTACAGATTCTGGAGGCGCAGAAGGCATTTGAGGATGATTCCAATATCGTGTCAAGAACATTAAATATCATTCATCAATTATACTTCTACCATCTTGTCAGTGAAGCAATTGAAGCACAGAAGCGATTTAACGATTACTGGGAACGGCATGATATGGAAGGGCTCAAAGACTTGCTGGATGACGTGAAGAAACTTCTGAACAACGCCAGAAAGGGCGAAAACCCGGATGAGCATCTATGA
- the cimA gene encoding citramalate synthase, with protein sequence MSKAISIFDTTLRDGTQGEGVSLSADDKLKIAKKLDDLGVHYIEGGIPGSNTKDIEFFKRVKELNLNAKVVAFGSTRRKGSIASEDANLKRMIESGAQAATLVGKSWDFHVHTALQTTLEENLSMIYDSIAYLKQNGMEVIFDAEHFFDGFKHNPEYAQAVLTKAHEAGADWLVMCDTNGGTMPNEVHEIVSTLHRSLPHAHLGIHTHNDCELAVANTLSAVQAGARQVQGTMNGYGERCGNANLASIIPNLQLKLGYECVTEDSMRQLTNVARYVSEIANVNMPINQPYVGNAAFAHKGGIHVSAILRDSRTYEHIVPELVGNKQRVLVSELAGQSNIVSKAQELGLEFDPSSANSRQIIEKIKDLEHQGYQFEGADASLELLIREANGDMKELFTFESFKMLVEKTAGKSVVSEAFVKVNIAGTSAYTAAEGNGPVNALDNALRKALVQYFPSLANMHLSDYKVRVLDEKDATAAKVRVLIESKNTENTWNTVGVSENVIEASWEALVHSFRYALLQEKLQDEPGTLPIPAHGISNH encoded by the coding sequence ATGTCAAAGGCCATTTCCATCTTCGATACGACTTTACGTGACGGCACACAAGGAGAGGGTGTCAGCTTATCGGCAGACGACAAACTCAAAATTGCCAAGAAGCTTGATGACCTGGGTGTCCATTATATTGAAGGCGGAATTCCCGGCAGCAATACCAAGGACATTGAGTTTTTCAAAAGAGTCAAGGAATTAAACCTGAACGCAAAGGTTGTTGCTTTTGGCAGTACCCGCCGTAAAGGCAGTATTGCAAGTGAAGACGCCAACCTGAAGCGCATGATCGAATCTGGTGCACAGGCTGCTACCTTGGTAGGTAAATCATGGGACTTCCATGTGCATACCGCTTTGCAGACTACATTGGAAGAAAACTTGTCCATGATCTATGATTCCATCGCCTATCTGAAACAGAATGGTATGGAAGTAATCTTTGATGCAGAACATTTCTTTGACGGATTCAAACATAACCCGGAATATGCTCAAGCGGTCTTGACCAAGGCTCACGAAGCTGGAGCGGACTGGCTCGTTATGTGTGATACCAATGGCGGGACGATGCCAAACGAGGTACACGAGATCGTATCCACACTGCATAGAAGCCTGCCTCACGCACATCTCGGCATCCATACACATAACGATTGTGAACTGGCTGTGGCCAACACACTCAGCGCTGTACAAGCCGGAGCCCGTCAGGTGCAAGGAACAATGAACGGTTATGGAGAGCGCTGCGGTAACGCCAATCTCGCATCCATTATCCCGAACCTGCAACTGAAACTCGGCTATGAATGTGTTACTGAGGATTCCATGAGACAACTTACAAACGTGGCTCGTTATGTTAGCGAGATTGCCAATGTGAATATGCCGATTAATCAACCTTATGTCGGCAATGCTGCTTTTGCTCACAAAGGTGGGATTCACGTCTCTGCCATCCTGCGGGATTCACGTACCTATGAACACATCGTGCCCGAACTGGTCGGTAACAAGCAACGTGTGCTGGTCTCGGAACTTGCCGGACAAAGTAACATTGTATCCAAAGCACAGGAATTGGGTCTTGAGTTCGATCCAAGCAGTGCCAATTCACGTCAGATTATTGAGAAGATCAAAGATCTGGAACATCAGGGTTACCAGTTCGAAGGCGCAGATGCTTCGCTTGAATTGTTGATTCGTGAAGCAAACGGCGATATGAAAGAATTGTTCACTTTTGAATCATTCAAAATGCTTGTGGAGAAAACGGCAGGCAAATCCGTTGTTTCTGAAGCTTTTGTCAAAGTGAATATCGCTGGAACAAGCGCTTATACCGCTGCTGAGGGCAATGGTCCGGTTAACGCACTCGATAACGCCCTTCGGAAAGCGCTGGTGCAATACTTCCCTTCACTCGCCAACATGCATCTGTCAGACTACAAAGTGCGTGTACTGGATGAGAAAGATGCCACAGCCGCCAAAGTTCGTGTATTGATCGAATCCAAAAATACGGAGAACACATGGAACACTGTTGGTGTATCCGAGAACGTAATTGAAGCAAGTTGGGAAGCACTTGTGCACAGTTTCCGCTATGCTTTGCTTCAAGAAAAATTGCAGGATGAGCCGGGCACACTCCCTATTCCTGCTCATGGGATAAGCAACCACTAA
- a CDS encoding Mov34/MPN/PAD-1 family protein produces the protein MAALHGQQNAFYIPSSVEQEMSKHMFLSLPQEACGVMLGETAAGGIRISRFQPIRNVAPDPLHHFTLDDAEWIRCVFSEPKLVGIFHSHPQTRPVPSLEDMQALPAFAGLIQIYLIGSPDLTSGSRSHMHLNGYLIESSKESQDSAQHVVPSYNLLPVPLCVT, from the coding sequence ATGGCAGCACTTCACGGGCAGCAAAACGCCTTCTACATCCCTTCTTCCGTAGAACAAGAGATGTCAAAGCACATGTTCCTTTCGCTGCCGCAAGAAGCCTGCGGGGTTATGCTGGGTGAAACCGCAGCGGGCGGTATACGAATCAGTCGGTTTCAGCCCATTCGTAACGTAGCACCTGACCCGCTGCACCATTTTACTCTGGACGATGCCGAATGGATTCGGTGCGTATTCTCCGAGCCTAAGCTCGTTGGCATCTTCCATTCTCATCCGCAGACAAGGCCTGTTCCTTCCCTAGAGGACATGCAAGCTCTTCCGGCCTTCGCCGGTTTGATTCAGATATACCTCATCGGCTCACCTGACCTAACAAGTGGGTCGCGATCTCATATGCATCTGAACGGTTATCTGATTGAATCTTCGAAGGAATCGCAGGATTCGGCACAACACGTTGTGCCTTCATACAATCTGCTTCCCGTTCCGTTATGCGTGACTTAG
- a CDS encoding TlpA disulfide reductase family protein — translation MKRNIYILLGVVLLVGIALAQNKGDGIAAVFKQEEPMPTETGPRAGLLAPAFSLTAMDGKTYSVGGAKDKATFVSFWASWCEPCKQEAPELNRMAAKYKDKLDLYGVNVTSYDKLKDAKAFVDEYQLNFPIPLDEKGTVYAQYNGVAFPTNVLIDSRGVIQEIVLGILPEKELERKIKKLIAN, via the coding sequence ATGAAACGAAACATATACATACTCCTTGGTGTTGTCTTGCTGGTTGGTATTGCACTGGCGCAGAATAAGGGTGACGGCATTGCAGCCGTCTTTAAGCAGGAAGAACCGATGCCTACAGAGACGGGACCACGTGCGGGTCTTCTGGCGCCTGCCTTTTCTCTGACAGCAATGGATGGGAAGACGTACAGTGTGGGCGGTGCCAAAGATAAGGCCACGTTCGTCAGTTTCTGGGCCTCCTGGTGTGAGCCGTGTAAGCAGGAAGCTCCAGAGCTGAATAGAATGGCTGCAAAATACAAGGATAAGCTTGACCTCTACGGTGTTAATGTAACATCATACGATAAACTCAAAGATGCCAAAGCTTTTGTGGATGAGTACCAACTGAATTTCCCTATTCCCTTGGATGAGAAGGGGACTGTGTATGCTCAATACAATGGGGTGGCTTTTCCAACGAATGTTCTGATTGACTCCAGAGGAGTTATACAGGAGATTGTTCTGGGCATATTGCCCGAGAAAGAGTTGGAGCGTAAGATTAAAAAGTTAATTGCGAATTAA
- a CDS encoding DNA polymerase IV, translating to MSSDGNPPANVDQYYPAAGRVILHVDMNAFYCSVHEAEEPDLYRGKATAVAGSSELRKGVIVTCSYAARNRGISTGMVVHQAMKKCPDLIVIRPDFHLYRQYSRAFMQIAYSYTPQLEATSIDECYLDITGSRQFGNPMEIAESIQRRIKDELGLPCSIGIAPNKLLAKMASDLKKPNGISILRMRDVPRILWHRPCNEMFGIGKKTAEKLKKLGIETIGQLAKSDENMLTELFGVNGAWLKNSANGINHSAVHAEREANKSIGHTTTLPADVSDMNEIHRVFLNISDQVARRLRKHEMFSQGIQITIRTPDMKTITRSRLMEVPTEDATVIYREACKLFEKHWGSGKPVRMLGVTLQNLIPREESAVQMDLFEYEQKPKKDNLIRIMDQLRNKFGENAVVTAGMLGDDPSVLLRNHKVRGTSLQKDNLQSLD from the coding sequence ATGTCTTCAGACGGCAATCCTCCAGCAAATGTGGATCAATATTACCCAGCAGCCGGACGGGTGATTCTGCATGTCGATATGAATGCTTTCTACTGCTCTGTACATGAAGCCGAGGAACCAGATTTATATAGAGGAAAAGCAACGGCCGTTGCAGGCAGCAGTGAACTGCGAAAGGGTGTAATTGTAACCTGCTCATATGCCGCTCGTAATCGAGGCATCTCAACAGGTATGGTTGTGCACCAAGCCATGAAAAAGTGCCCTGATCTCATTGTGATTCGTCCTGATTTTCATTTATATCGTCAATATTCAAGAGCGTTCATGCAGATTGCGTATAGTTATACGCCTCAACTTGAGGCGACATCCATTGATGAATGTTATCTTGATATTACAGGTTCAAGGCAATTCGGGAATCCAATGGAGATTGCGGAGAGCATTCAGCGTAGAATCAAGGATGAATTGGGGCTGCCATGTTCCATTGGCATTGCACCCAACAAATTATTGGCGAAAATGGCTTCGGATCTGAAAAAACCGAATGGTATCTCCATTTTACGCATGAGGGACGTACCCCGGATTCTTTGGCACAGACCATGTAACGAGATGTTTGGCATTGGCAAAAAAACGGCTGAAAAGCTGAAAAAACTGGGCATTGAAACGATTGGTCAATTGGCAAAGTCGGATGAGAACATGTTGACCGAACTATTCGGAGTTAATGGAGCATGGCTCAAAAATTCCGCGAATGGCATTAACCATTCCGCAGTTCACGCGGAACGTGAGGCCAATAAATCCATTGGGCATACAACCACTTTACCGGCGGATGTATCGGATATGAATGAGATTCATCGGGTGTTCCTCAATATAAGTGACCAGGTAGCCAGAAGGTTGCGCAAGCACGAAATGTTCAGTCAGGGTATTCAGATTACAATCCGGACACCGGATATGAAGACAATCACCCGATCACGTCTAATGGAAGTTCCTACGGAGGATGCAACGGTCATTTACCGTGAGGCCTGTAAACTATTTGAGAAGCATTGGGGTAGTGGCAAGCCTGTACGCATGCTGGGTGTGACACTTCAGAACCTGATTCCAAGAGAAGAATCCGCTGTGCAGATGGACTTGTTCGAATATGAGCAGAAGCCCAAGAAGGACAATCTGATTCGGATTATGGATCAGTTACGTAATAAATTTGGTGAGAATGCTGTTGTGACCGCAGGCATGCTTGGAGACGATCCTTCCGTGCTGCTTCGTAATCATAAAGTGCGCGGTACTTCCCTGCAAAAAGATAACTTGCAAAGTCTTGATTAA
- a CDS encoding ferredoxin → MSKYTWVEKDTCIACGACGATAPDIYDYDDEGLAEVIFDGDANHGVKAIPDDLFDDMQDACDGCPTDSIKVADEPFNKEG, encoded by the coding sequence ATGAGTAAATATACTTGGGTTGAAAAAGACACATGCATCGCATGTGGCGCTTGTGGAGCAACAGCTCCAGACATCTACGATTATGATGATGAAGGTTTGGCTGAAGTTATCTTTGACGGCGATGCTAACCATGGTGTCAAAGCTATTCCAGACGACTTGTTTGACGATATGCAGGATGCATGCGATGGCTGCCCTACAGATTCAATCAAAGTAGCGGACGAGCCTTTCAATAAAGAAGGCTAA
- a CDS encoding exonuclease domain-containing protein, with the protein MREPARGNTGFWNSLRQGGVPSAIASIMGAPTAQHMAFIRSMMREQRRPEVLHTPLNELDAVVFDLETTGFSPQHGDEIISFGAVRIHGGVVLEGEQFYTVVQSKTAVPEHITELTGITQEMTMDAPTLLEGLHDFMSFVGGNVLIAHASAHDRAFLNAALWRTSKVRLTHRLIDTMMLARWLEPSRPGYGLDELLESRGIPIYGRHHALEDSKMTAQLWSCYLEDMTRKNVETLGDLYTQLSHA; encoded by the coding sequence ATGAGAGAGCCGGCAAGGGGCAATACAGGATTCTGGAATTCGCTGCGTCAGGGAGGGGTTCCTTCCGCCATCGCTTCCATTATGGGAGCCCCTACGGCGCAACACATGGCGTTTATCCGCTCCATGATGAGAGAACAGCGCAGACCTGAGGTTCTGCATACGCCTCTAAATGAGCTGGACGCAGTTGTATTTGATCTGGAAACGACGGGTTTTTCGCCCCAGCATGGGGATGAGATTATCTCATTTGGTGCGGTCCGTATCCATGGTGGTGTGGTACTGGAAGGGGAGCAGTTCTATACGGTGGTGCAGTCCAAGACTGCGGTTCCGGAACATATTACTGAACTTACAGGTATTACACAGGAGATGACGATGGACGCACCGACTTTGCTGGAAGGGCTGCATGATTTCATGTCTTTTGTAGGTGGAAATGTTCTGATTGCACACGCAAGTGCGCATGATCGAGCCTTTCTGAATGCTGCTCTGTGGCGGACTTCAAAGGTAAGGCTGACGCATCGTTTAATCGATACGATGATGTTGGCCCGCTGGCTTGAACCAAGCAGGCCGGGGTATGGTCTGGATGAATTGCTGGAATCCAGAGGGATTCCGATCTATGGACGTCACCATGCACTGGAAGATTCAAAAATGACTGCACAGTTATGGTCCTGCTACTTGGAGGATATGACTCGTAAAAATGTGGAGACCTTGGGTGATCTGTATACCCAGCTAAGTCACGCATAA
- a CDS encoding quinone-dependent dihydroorotate dehydrogenase — protein MLYRSLAKPLLFKMDPEQAHHLIIGGLSGVGSIRPVPSGLRVMYGVRETSDLAVDMFGCHFPTPVGLAAGLDKNGQAVTGFSSIGFGFMEVGTVTPLAQPGNDQPRLFRLPPDEALVNRMGFNNLGAEAMAGELARLQDRRIPVAVNIGKNKATSNEEAHLDYSKCIQALYDYADLFVVNISSPNTPDLRNLQHGNELKELLAAVMNEMNVQHARAGGATKSVLVKIAPDVNDQELEYMVRTIADSGVAGIIATNTTISRTGLSHQHAKETGGLSGKPLRERSTEIIRQIYRQTEGKLPIIGSGGIFTSEDAYEKIKAGASLVEIYTALIYEGPEVNRRIHAGLRELLRKDGYRHISEAVGAEHR, from the coding sequence TTGTTATACAGAAGTCTTGCTAAACCTTTGTTGTTCAAAATGGACCCTGAACAGGCCCATCATCTGATTATTGGCGGCCTTAGTGGCGTGGGTAGCATCCGTCCGGTTCCTTCCGGACTGCGTGTGATGTACGGCGTTCGTGAAACGTCTGATCTGGCTGTTGACATGTTTGGGTGTCATTTCCCTACACCTGTTGGTCTGGCTGCGGGTCTGGACAAAAACGGGCAGGCCGTAACGGGCTTTTCTTCCATAGGATTTGGATTCATGGAAGTGGGAACCGTGACACCACTTGCACAACCAGGTAACGATCAACCACGGCTGTTCCGTTTGCCTCCAGATGAGGCGTTGGTGAACCGAATGGGCTTCAACAATCTTGGTGCGGAAGCCATGGCAGGTGAATTGGCGCGTCTACAGGATCGGCGAATTCCAGTGGCTGTTAACATCGGCAAGAATAAAGCAACGTCTAATGAGGAAGCTCACCTGGACTATTCGAAGTGCATTCAGGCACTATACGATTATGCTGATCTGTTCGTGGTTAATATTAGTTCACCAAATACACCGGATTTGCGTAATCTGCAACATGGGAATGAATTGAAGGAACTGCTCGCTGCGGTTATGAATGAGATGAACGTGCAGCATGCACGAGCGGGCGGAGCAACCAAATCCGTTCTGGTGAAGATCGCACCGGATGTGAATGATCAGGAACTTGAATATATGGTTCGCACAATTGCAGACAGCGGTGTTGCTGGCATTATTGCAACGAACACAACCATTAGTCGTACAGGACTTTCTCACCAACATGCAAAGGAAACTGGCGGTCTGAGCGGTAAACCTCTGCGTGAGCGTTCTACGGAGATTATTCGCCAGATCTATCGTCAGACCGAAGGCAAACTTCCGATCATCGGTTCAGGTGGTATTTTCACAAGTGAAGATGCATACGAGAAAATTAAAGCCGGAGCAAGTCTGGTCGAAATATATACAGCATTGATCTACGAAGGACCTGAGGTGAATCGGCGTATTCATGCCGGACTGCGTGAGTTATTGCGCAAGGACGGTTATCGTCATATCTCTGAAGCGGTTGGTGCGGAGCATCGTTAA
- a CDS encoding L,D-transpeptidase family protein — MQNTHLRTYVKKHPDNKMAWYLLGKEYLGEGQEAKANYCFQQAGEVYEAFERSKAPADIWVDYQDKLVEMSEQKEKKQRRHKMWLTLLMLLVLAGLPPADAPGFSREAADALSAALESTEDIAAPVEVDQQAGTASIAPSNVFTAAAFGGGNHGEIALAAAWSGSGPKVETSAVLGMQTSDDWSLWKRNMPVKYIVQTNTSGKLTAQSYDAKQCNCEPPEVTPKIKKMALAWTAKQEAAASLSSAIVAYRKKNDVWPKSVTQLAQPFPNNILGETAPGMTEMFPKLLALHQGKAQEGKSDSNGKENGSTSLNSSQGKNAAFADTLGGQPFLQEPLEIVIDKDKHKLALISGDTIVRMYDVGLGGDRTPEGSFVITDKVVNPNGRSNGEFGSRGMQLSNTNYAIHGTNEPDSIGLDESLGCVRMRTGDVEELFALAPQGTPVRIGEDVLPDLTLVPEAKQRYQHTLVPKQNNPNKTYHWLN; from the coding sequence ATGCAAAATACTCATCTAAGAACATATGTTAAGAAACATCCCGACAATAAAATGGCCTGGTACTTGCTTGGAAAGGAGTATTTGGGCGAAGGACAGGAGGCCAAAGCCAACTATTGCTTTCAGCAAGCGGGCGAGGTTTATGAGGCATTTGAACGCAGTAAAGCTCCTGCGGACATCTGGGTAGACTATCAGGATAAACTGGTGGAAATGTCTGAGCAAAAAGAGAAAAAACAACGTAGACACAAAATGTGGCTTACATTGTTAATGCTGCTTGTGCTGGCAGGTCTGCCACCTGCGGACGCTCCGGGTTTCAGTCGTGAAGCGGCCGACGCACTGTCAGCAGCACTGGAATCCACAGAGGACATCGCAGCGCCTGTAGAAGTGGATCAACAGGCTGGGACTGCATCCATTGCGCCAAGCAATGTGTTCACCGCTGCGGCATTTGGTGGAGGCAACCATGGTGAAATTGCGCTCGCAGCTGCCTGGTCCGGGTCTGGTCCAAAAGTAGAGACCTCTGCTGTACTGGGGATGCAAACCTCGGATGACTGGTCTTTATGGAAACGAAATATGCCTGTGAAATACATAGTACAAACCAATACAAGCGGTAAATTAACTGCACAGAGTTATGATGCCAAGCAATGCAACTGTGAACCTCCTGAAGTTACACCGAAAATCAAAAAGATGGCCTTGGCGTGGACCGCCAAGCAGGAAGCCGCAGCATCCTTATCAAGTGCAATCGTGGCCTATCGCAAAAAAAATGATGTTTGGCCCAAGAGTGTAACGCAATTGGCCCAGCCATTTCCGAACAATATTCTGGGAGAGACTGCGCCAGGGATGACCGAGATGTTTCCGAAGCTGTTAGCTCTGCATCAAGGAAAGGCACAAGAAGGAAAGAGCGATTCAAATGGTAAAGAGAACGGTTCAACATCTTTGAATTCGTCTCAAGGCAAAAATGCCGCTTTTGCAGATACGCTGGGAGGTCAGCCTTTTTTGCAGGAACCGCTGGAGATTGTCATTGATAAGGATAAACATAAACTTGCATTAATCAGTGGGGATACCATTGTTCGTATGTATGATGTGGGACTTGGCGGTGATCGAACACCGGAGGGTTCATTTGTCATCACGGATAAAGTGGTCAATCCGAATGGGCGCTCGAACGGTGAGTTTGGAAGCAGAGGTATGCAGCTCTCGAATACGAATTATGCCATCCATGGGACCAACGAGCCAGACAGTATCGGACTGGATGAGTCCCTTGGATGTGTGAGAATGCGCACGGGAGATGTAGAAGAGTTATTCGCTCTTGCTCCGCAAGGCACTCCGGTACGCATTGGAGAAGATGTACTGCCAGATCTGACGCTTGTTCCAGAAGCAAAGCAGCGTTATCAGCATACACTTGTTCCAAAGCAGAATAATCCGAACAAAACGTATCACTGGCTGAATTGA
- a CDS encoding thioredoxin family protein, whose product MKSKKKKKSAAILIFLGILIIMIAALVVVDQQSKKQMDSVENAYGIAASKLNPATRELLSDPNYQQIIVPTDLKAKIDNKDSFFVYFFASDCSHCRATTPQLMPLVDSEGIELPQFNLREFEAGWTDYNIEFTPTLVYYEAGVEKDRMVGGLQENGSDQGYTLDDYKQFFQKYKGSATPSAS is encoded by the coding sequence ATGAAATCCAAGAAGAAAAAGAAAAGTGCTGCGATCCTTATATTCCTGGGTATTTTAATCATTATGATTGCAGCACTGGTTGTCGTAGACCAGCAATCCAAGAAACAGATGGATTCAGTGGAAAATGCTTATGGCATCGCTGCATCCAAGCTTAATCCAGCTACACGGGAGCTACTTAGTGATCCCAATTATCAACAAATTATTGTTCCCACTGATCTCAAAGCCAAAATCGATAACAAAGACAGCTTTTTTGTTTATTTCTTTGCTTCCGACTGCTCGCACTGCCGCGCCACAACACCTCAGTTGATGCCACTGGTTGACAGTGAAGGTATTGAGCTTCCACAGTTCAATCTGCGTGAATTCGAAGCAGGATGGACCGATTACAATATCGAGTTCACACCTACACTCGTCTATTATGAGGCTGGTGTCGAGAAAGACCGTATGGTTGGCGGACTGCAAGAGAATGGCAGTGACCAGGGCTACACGCTGGATGATTACAAACAATTTTTCCAAAAATATAAAGGCAGCGCTACTCCTTCGGCAAGCTAA
- a CDS encoding DUF309 domain-containing protein has translation MSIYEPLYIDYLIYFNRDQDYFECHEVLEELWLERNRDSLYKGLLQIAVGLYHFRNGNLRGGTMMLQSSLDLLEPYPATTLGIELGILVQEVKAIVKQLSEPDAQSVTYRDLSIRIVDEVLEQEISRRSLELKPNIPQRRSPTRGRIYEEKMKAMDQSKS, from the coding sequence ATGAGCATCTATGAGCCACTGTACATTGACTACTTAATCTACTTCAATCGGGATCAGGATTATTTCGAGTGCCATGAGGTGCTGGAAGAATTGTGGCTTGAACGTAACCGGGATTCTCTCTATAAAGGGTTGTTGCAAATTGCAGTTGGTTTATACCACTTCAGGAATGGCAATCTCCGTGGAGGAACGATGATGTTACAGAGCTCACTTGATCTTCTGGAACCTTATCCTGCTACGACTCTGGGCATTGAGCTTGGGATTTTGGTACAGGAAGTAAAGGCAATCGTGAAGCAACTGTCTGAGCCTGACGCTCAGTCTGTGACGTATAGGGATTTGTCCATACGAATTGTTGATGAGGTCTTAGAACAAGAGATATCTAGAAGATCGCTTGAGCTAAAACCTAATATTCCGCAGCGCCGGAGTCCTACCAGAGGGCGAATATACGAAGAGAAGATGAAGGCGATGGATCAGAGTAAAAGTTGA